A DNA window from Desulfovibrio intestinalis contains the following coding sequences:
- a CDS encoding bifunctional adenosylcobinamide kinase/adenosylcobinamide-phosphate guanylyltransferase, with translation MSAPCVFFVGGTRSGKSDMAQRWAEAVAPQRLYLATCWAEDEEMTRRVARHQDMRGAGWQCQEEPLDPAAALDRLFAAVSQADNACAPQKGEAFGRSERAETLVPGVVLLDCVSLWIANLLARDQDEDTILRKVSALGERLAAPPLPVAVVSAETGLGLVPMSPLGRAFNDVLGLANQKLARVCHHVVFVSCGLPLPLKGALPEEIC, from the coding sequence TTGAGCGCGCCTTGCGTCTTTTTTGTGGGCGGCACACGCAGCGGTAAAAGCGACATGGCCCAGCGCTGGGCCGAAGCTGTAGCCCCGCAACGTCTGTATCTGGCAACCTGCTGGGCCGAGGACGAAGAAATGACGCGCCGCGTGGCGCGCCATCAGGACATGCGGGGCGCTGGCTGGCAATGTCAGGAAGAACCTCTGGACCCAGCCGCCGCCCTTGACCGTCTTTTTGCCGCAGTGTCACAGGCAGACAATGCTTGCGCGCCGCAAAAAGGCGAGGCTTTCGGCAGGTCTGAAAGAGCAGAAACTCTTGTGCCGGGCGTCGTTCTGTTAGACTGCGTAAGCCTGTGGATTGCCAATCTTCTTGCCCGAGATCAGGACGAGGATACAATTTTACGCAAAGTATCGGCCCTTGGGGAGCGCCTTGCGGCACCTCCCCTGCCTGTGGCTGTGGTCAGCGCCGAGACGGGCCTGGGCCTTGTGCCCATGTCGCCTTTGGGGCGGGCCTTCAATGACGTGCTGGGCCTCGCCAATCAGAAACTGGCCCGGGTTTGCCATCATGTAGTTTTTGTCAGCTGCGGCCTGCCCCTGCCCCTCAAGGGGGCGCTGCCGGAGGAAATATGCTGA